Proteins found in one Terriglobia bacterium genomic segment:
- a CDS encoding NAD(P)H-dependent oxidoreductase, translating to MAESGKRIVKILGIAGSLRRGSFNRAALRAAQALAPAGAELEVFELDGIPGFNQDEEQHPPAKVAELKSRVRAAGAILLVTPEYNYSIPGVLKNAIDWASRPYGDNAWNGKPVAVMGASIGTMGTARAQYHLRQCFVFLNMHALNQPEVMITNAAERFDASGNLIDEKIKERIRELLNSLVTWTHRLHQNLG from the coding sequence ATGGCAGAATCAGGGAAGAGGATAGTGAAGATTCTTGGCATTGCGGGAAGCCTGCGCCGTGGCTCATTCAACAGAGCAGCTTTGCGTGCCGCCCAGGCACTCGCCCCCGCGGGGGCCGAGCTCGAGGTTTTCGAGCTCGACGGCATTCCAGGTTTCAATCAGGATGAGGAGCAGCACCCGCCTGCAAAGGTAGCCGAACTAAAGAGCCGCGTGCGCGCCGCCGGTGCGATTCTGCTGGTGACCCCTGAATACAACTACTCGATCCCCGGAGTACTGAAGAACGCCATCGACTGGGCTTCGAGACCCTATGGAGACAATGCCTGGAACGGCAAGCCGGTCGCGGTGATGGGAGCGTCGATCGGTACCATGGGAACCGCGCGGGCCCAGTACCATTTGCGCCAGTGTTTCGTCTTCCTGAACATGCACGCTCTGAACCAGCCTGAAGTCATGATCACGAACGCGGCAGAGCGATTCGATGCCTCGGGGAATCTCATTGACGAGAAGATCAAGGAGCGGATTCGCGAGCTTCTCAACAGCCTGGTTACATGGACGCACCGGCTGCACCAAAACCTGGGGTGA
- a CDS encoding VWA domain-containing protein has protein sequence MRHRLQWFVTGGFIIVGALAAFGAGQSSASQKSDSPQSIHVEVEMVSLPVVVTTREGRRVTDLTKDDFTVIEDGVKQEISGFETTDEPIDVLLALDTSGSVERKLGRIQNEAIDFVNQLHPDDEVAVMSFAGDVTLLQDFSIDRDRNARAIKETRPGGSTVVYEAVWLGLEEVLKPVTERCALVLFTDGVDTASRKASMQETLELAKETKATVYSVYFNTEADVARGAPRPMGRGRMGLPRPPIYGPGGSDMEYTRGRAYLSELSEYSGGTVFDALKMEDLSSAFREIADELASQYSIGYYSSNQKHDGKFRKVEVKVNRPGLLARTKKGYYGKKEYTERQK, from the coding sequence ATGCGACATAGACTCCAATGGTTTGTCACGGGCGGCTTCATTATTGTGGGTGCGCTGGCCGCATTCGGCGCGGGTCAATCCTCCGCCTCTCAGAAATCCGACTCCCCCCAATCCATCCACGTTGAGGTCGAGATGGTGTCGCTGCCGGTGGTGGTCACGACCAGGGAAGGCAGGCGTGTCACGGATCTGACCAAGGATGACTTCACGGTCATAGAGGACGGGGTTAAGCAAGAGATCAGCGGTTTCGAGACCACGGACGAGCCGATAGACGTGTTGCTTGCGCTGGACACGAGCGGGAGCGTCGAGCGGAAGCTTGGCCGGATCCAGAATGAGGCGATAGATTTCGTCAATCAGCTTCATCCGGACGATGAAGTGGCAGTGATGTCCTTTGCGGGGGACGTAACGCTTTTGCAGGATTTCAGTATTGACCGTGATCGGAATGCTCGCGCCATCAAGGAGACGCGCCCCGGCGGATCCACCGTAGTTTATGAAGCTGTCTGGCTGGGACTCGAAGAGGTGTTGAAGCCGGTGACGGAGCGATGCGCTCTGGTTCTTTTCACCGATGGTGTCGACACGGCGAGTCGCAAAGCCTCAATGCAGGAGACGCTGGAGCTGGCCAAAGAGACGAAGGCGACCGTCTACAGTGTCTACTTTAACACCGAGGCGGATGTGGCGAGGGGAGCTCCGAGGCCCATGGGCCGGGGCAGAATGGGGCTGCCGAGACCGCCCATCTATGGGCCGGGCGGCTCGGACATGGAGTACACCCGCGGCCGCGCCTACCTGAGCGAGCTGTCGGAGTACAGCGGGGGTACCGTATTTGATGCGCTGAAGATGGAGGATCTGTCGTCCGCCTTTCGGGAAATTGCCGATGAGCTGGCCAGCCAATACAGTATCGGATATTACTCATCGAATCAGAAGCACGATGGCAAGTTTCGCAAGGTCGAGGTCAAGGTAAACAGGCCTGGTTTGTTAGCCCGCACTAAGAAGGGATACTACGGAAAGAAGGAGTATACAGAGCGTCAAAAATAG
- a CDS encoding PA0069 family radical SAM protein encodes MPKFDHGRGAAYNPPNRFHKFHIEPLEGEDEQPPVPTEFYVDSARSILAENDSPDVPFTYSINPYRGCEHGCIYCYARQTHEYLGFSAGVDFESKILVKPNAPELLEQAFRRKSWRPQPVCLSGNTDCYQPVERRLELTRRCLRVFLKYRNPVTMITKSHLITRDLDILKELARLNLVSCHFSITTLDPRLARIMEPRAATPSRRMEALRLLAEAGVATGVSVSPVIPGLTDEEIPAILRDAAANGAKSAVYIVVRLPLAVEELFVEWLARHMPARSAKILNRLKEIRGGKLSTSDFDTRKQGEGKFAESLRALFEMSCRKFGLSQAGLALATHHFTRDAGSQRPLF; translated from the coding sequence ATGCCGAAATTTGATCACGGCCGCGGCGCGGCGTATAACCCTCCTAACCGCTTCCACAAGTTCCACATCGAACCGCTCGAAGGGGAGGATGAGCAACCACCGGTGCCGACCGAGTTTTATGTGGATTCGGCGCGGTCGATCCTCGCTGAAAACGACAGCCCGGATGTTCCCTTCACCTACAGCATCAACCCATACCGCGGCTGCGAGCACGGCTGCATTTATTGCTACGCGCGACAGACCCACGAGTACCTCGGCTTTTCCGCCGGCGTGGATTTTGAATCGAAGATTTTGGTCAAGCCCAATGCCCCGGAGCTGCTGGAACAAGCCTTCCGCCGAAAGTCGTGGCGGCCGCAACCGGTCTGCCTATCGGGCAACACCGACTGTTACCAGCCTGTGGAACGCCGTCTCGAGCTCACCCGCAGGTGCCTGCGAGTTTTCCTCAAATACCGCAATCCGGTCACGATGATCACCAAGAGCCATTTGATCACGCGAGACCTCGATATCCTGAAGGAACTGGCACGGCTCAACCTGGTATCCTGCCATTTCTCAATTACCACGCTCGATCCGCGCCTGGCACGCATCATGGAACCGCGGGCGGCCACTCCAAGCCGGCGGATGGAAGCGCTGCGACTGCTCGCCGAGGCCGGCGTGGCAACCGGGGTCAGCGTGTCGCCCGTGATACCGGGACTTACGGATGAGGAGATTCCAGCGATCCTGAGGGATGCCGCCGCCAACGGAGCCAAGTCCGCGGTATACATTGTGGTCCGGCTGCCGCTGGCAGTTGAAGAACTGTTTGTCGAATGGCTTGCGCGGCACATGCCTGCCCGTTCTGCCAAGATCCTCAACCGGCTCAAGGAGATTCGTGGCGGCAAGCTCAGCACCAGCGACTTCGACACCCGCAAGCAGGGAGAAGGCAAATTCGCCGAGAGCCTTCGCGCGCTCTTCGAAATGTCCTGCCGGAAATTTGGTCTAAGCCAGGCCGGCCTCGCACTCGCCACCCACCACTTCACCCGCGACGCCGGCTCCCAGCGTCCCCTCTTCTGA